The Syngnathus acus chromosome 2, fSynAcu1.2, whole genome shotgun sequence genomic interval TTTACAGGGATACACACCCACAAACAGTTTAGCAAGTCATTACTTTTGTCTGACATCTTATCGCGCAAAGCCAAATGTTGTCAGAGCTCTGACAGCATTATCATCGTCGTCAAGGCAACGTTTCTGTTGTATCGGTGAGATGCGATGAGGTTTGTGCCTGGTGAGGTGGGACATTTAGAATTTCCACAAGGCAAACAGTGGTTCCAGAATTTCTTTGAAACGTACAATATTTGTGTAATGGAAATAtgtacatgtatgtatgtatgtgtgacGCCCCCtctgctctttttcttttttccaggtGCAAGCCAGGAACCAACAGCAGGTACGGCTGCATTAATAGATTCTATATGCTcttaatcataataatgatgataatggtCATAAATAGAGAGAAGATGTTGACTTATCGTCTTGGAATCAAATTTGTTACCACGTTGCCCTTCAAAATGCATCAACAGTGGGATGGGAATGGGAGGGACAAGCCCCTCCCCCACAAGTAACATCTTGATCTttctccttctttttttttttattttttttatgaagctGACATTCGGCCCCGCAGGTATAAATGCGGCCTTTCTGCGGCGTGCCCGCCCAAACATCTGGCTTTCCGCCTGGTGTCGGGAGCTGCTAACGTCATCGGGCCCAAAATCTGTCTGGAGGACAAGATGTGAGATTTGCTGCTTTGTGTCGCCACTTCCCGCCGTCGCACTTTGGAGTTCATTTGCTTCCCCCTGTTTGAGTAGATGACAGCAAGCACACTTTGTTCTCGTCTGTCCCTCCCCCCCGTTCATCTGGACGCCACTCAAGTGTTCTTTCATTTCTGCTGACTGTCTGTTTTGTCTCACTGACTCAGGTTATTAAGCAGCgtgaaaaacaacattggCAGAGGATTAAACATCGCTTTGGTGAACGGTACGATGAACCGAGCGGTTTGTGACGCGCGCTCAGTTTTACAcacgcttgttttttttgggtcttttttgtttttaggggTGACCGGTGAACCTTTGGAAACCAAGACCTTTGACATGTGGGCGGgaggtaataaaaattgacaTTGTCCACTTTGCAAATTGATGTTTGACCACAATCAGATCCATGGTCGTCTTCAAGGTGCCATTGTAAATGTGATATTAGGCGCAAATGACTCTGACTGACCAATTCATCGCTCACGTGATGTTTGTCCTCAGATGTTTCGGACCTAATGAAATATCTGCGGCCGCTCCACGAGGGAACACTGGTGTTTGTGGCCTCTTTTGATGATCCCGCTACAAAGTAAGAGTGCAACAAGCGCATCATGGCATACGTTATTACGTAAACCCATTTGATCACTATGATTTTGCGGCACCCTCTTTTGCAGTACACTACGGAGTACCCCAGGATCCGTTTCGAGTCCcctattaattttttttttaagctcctCACTGTATTCATTTATAGTCTGGCCCCCCACCTTTTTCATTGCCAGGTTGAATGCAGAGTCTCGGCGTATGTTTGAGGAGCTCGGGAGCACCGCCGTCAAAGAATTGGCTTTTCGGGACAGCTGGGTGTTTGTTGGCGCCAAGGGCATCGACAACAAGAGTCCATTTGAGCAGGTAGGCAATAATAAATGTAACTCATCAATTTATTGATTAAAGGACAATGTAattatttggatttgaatgATCTCCTTCTGCTGTAGTAGTTGTCTTGATTTTATttggcacaaaaacaaacacagcatgACTCTATGTAGCACTCTTTGTGCGAGCAGCCGCCGCATTGTCGGCGGGAATCTCATCTTTCCGTGTGGTTGACATCCGATCTGTTTGATTTGTCGTTCCCATTAGCGCATGAAGAACAGCAAGAGCAACAACAAATACGAAGGGTGGCCTGAGTCACTGGAGATGGACGGCTGCATTCCCTTACGGCCGGCCGTGTCAGTTTAATTCGCTTCTTTGCAGGGAGCGTTTCCATGACAGCCGACTGATTCTGATGCACACATCTTGGACATGTAACAATGGAGCCGGAGTCGGTTTTCCTTTGAAAGAAAGTGATCGTTTCTCGTCTCCCTGCCAAAAAGGCGCCCCATGAAGTTGCACCATGTCCTGAAGTTCTCCAAACGCTTTTTAGCGTTCTCACGAAGGGTAACGTTTTGCCTGAAGTTAAAATGTAAACGCTGTATTCCATATTCAAGTCGAAGTAGCTCTTTTTAATGCTGTGACACATATTTCTGTGAAATTGTACGCAAAATAGTAGGAGCCGTTTTATACCTTCAAACCTGATGCACAAACCTACGGTGTCGCTTGACTTGTTTAGTTTGCCAACTTGTTTCACTTtcttaaaattatttattgaaatgCCAAACACAGAAGCTTACTGAAAACATCTAGACTGCTCAGTAGTTTCATAATATCCAATGCTGGTTGATATTTGTCCACTGAGTGCTTTGTTGCTttatgtttgcaaatgtgttttttccctGAATGTTTGACATGTTGGAACTATTTAAAGACATAGCAATACATTTAGGAATTGTTTTCTGTTGCTTTTGACTGGTAATAATTTTACACAAAGCTTTGTGTGCGTGGCAAAGGGTACtattaaatcattttatgaTACTTGTccagatttctttttaaagttatACAAAAAATACGATTAATTCAAACATGGTATACAATTACAaagacatgaaaataaatgcaaatattcTTCGATGGAGTGAAAAATGAAGAGGGAATACTAAAATTTACAAGTGTTTTTCAGGTAAAATGTTTGGTGATTATATTTGAGGCCATTATTTTAACCTTTATGTTCAgacctatatatatatcatattttAATGTCGGTCGTAGTGATGGTGGTATATACTTGGAAGCGGCTacaagattattattttttgtccaAACTTGAAGTGCAATCAGCTTACTCATTAACTCCACCAGAGGGCGACATAAGCGCAAGTATTAGTGTTGTTCAGTTAACAATGCCTCAAGCATTTTTGCCATACATGTACATCGGGATCTTTCATgctaaaaatgaaatggcCATTAGCAGTATAACGTAATCTTCTCCTTCAATTGTGTGTGGAATGTCAACATATTTCATGAAACTGCCATTCTTGTGTCACGCACACTCGTGGAGTTTTTaaaatactgtactgtacaacCTGTTTTAATTCATAAATTCTTCGCAAAAGCGTGGAACGAAAACCAAACAATGCGATTAGCTTTGTTCTGTCCTCGCAGAAAGgcttttgggtattttttaGCGGTCATGTATTTTCTGTGATTTGGCCTTGCGCTTGAATTAAAACATGTTACGAGTACTGTGCaggcttgaaaaaaaactgactgaAAAGGTGATCACGTGGACGCAACACGACCGATGATTGGTCACAAACGTGTGGCGCTTGgctgatgaagatgatggtAGTCatgatgaggaagatgatgatgaaccCAGTGGCAAGTGTACACGGGCAAACAGAAGCGCTCACTTGAGAATCCGCCACGTCCAGGCCCGCCGCAGTGGACTTGTGGGACGGTGACTGTCACTAAGAAGAATATGCCATGCAGTCAAGtgacaaacattttggtttgGCCTGCTAGCCAAGTGGTGAATGGCCGCTCGCGAGCAGTGGACGGGGACAGTCGTCAggcggcgacggcggcggcgagggGCATCGTGTGAGGCGCGGGAAGAAGCCGAGCACCGGCGGCAGACAACCGGAGTACCTGCGGAGGAGAGCCGGAGCGTCCTACGTCACCGGCGGCGGAGCTCCACAGACACCTCGGCGGCTTTTCTGGGGCATTTTCAAGCCTTCGCAGTCCAAATAGACAACAGCcggactttattttttaatttacatcGCTTTTTTTAAACGTGATTTTCCCAATATTATTTTTAGCGTAAATTGCAAGCAGCAACGTTAGCGTTTATTTGTGCTGAATTGACTTGGtgttctattttttcttttttttcttggaagaAATCCATCGCAGGAGCTGTCAGACACGATGTTGCATTCGGGTGAGTGAAGTTTATTCATTCAATTGTGTTGTTAAAATGATGTAGGAATGTTGCCCCCCCTTCAATTGAGGCACATGACCATGTCTCACTTCTGGCTGCTTAACAGTATTTGTATTGAGCCTATTGATTTACGAGTGTGTTGTGTAAAATCAAGCGGCTCCTGCATGTAAAATAgcatcatatatatattttattgtatgtcTGGGTTGATTTGGTACATTCATGCTGACTTGAGCCTGGCCTGAGAAATCAGACAGGTCACccagcatcagcagcagcataaCAGGCATCATGGTGGACATCAGGGGTCATCAACCTTTTGCAAACGAAGCTACTTTGATACGACTCATGCaaaaggatttaaaaaaaataataatgaagaaaCTGATCACGAATAAAATATTATCAAGGTAGGAAAAAGATCAATATcaatatatgaaaaaaaaagtaaatctctgcatgtttacattttcaaattagcTAAGAAGGTAACATTAATGTATTCCTcggaaatcacaatgtcccGCCAGTGGTGAGTTATTCTTAGAACAGGCCAGGGGGTGACTCACATGGTCATTAGGGGTGACCTGGTCCCTGGAGGGACCATGTTGGTGACCCGTGTTGTACATGCTGCAGCCTATAAATAACGTGCtttcattgtgtttgtcttgaaGGGATGTTCCCAAGATTCGTACAagcttgtttttcccctctgtTTCCTCCAATATCGATGTGCGAGTATCGCATCTGGTTTCAACGGCACGGCCGAGCGGGTGCTCCCTTGACTAAAAAAGGCCGACAGCTGCCAAGCCACTCCAGTCAACTCTGATCTTCACCGGCTCAGTCATCCATAAAGTTGCAGCCGGCCTTTAACAGGcgtagaaaaaagaaaaaaagagctgcttgCCACATAAATAGCATGTCATTTGAATTCAACCATCTCATTAAAGAGATGTTCTGGCTTTCTCACCTGGATTTTGTCACAGGATGATTCTGCCGGCCGAAGGCGGTGAAGGAACAAAAGGCGGGATTAGATAACACATAGCTAGTTGTTTGTGTCGGCCGGCAGTGTGTTCTACCTACACCAAACTCGCCCATGCCTGACCTGGATTGCACAAAAGTCCTTGTGTTGCCAGCCTTGGTTTTGCTAATGCAAGAAGAACAACCTGCGTGCGTATTTGAATGTTCTGCAGGCTACTTGGATGTTTTCGAGAGACGACGACTTGTTGCATTTGCACGTGTGCTCAAGTCGCTCATGTGGGCGCTGAGCTGGGCAAGATTGCCACTCCCGGTCCttgacttgttttattttgtccatttGGACTTGAGGAGCGGTCCTTTCTTCGCACCGGGTCAACGTGGGTCTCGTGAGGCTTCAGCGAGCCTGGATCTGTGGGAATGATGCTGAGTGTGCCGGCCGGATACGTTCAAGTGCTGCATTAATAATGCTGTGAAATGTCGTTGCATTAGCTCGCATTAGTTACTCATCcggactcttttttttttttttcgatcaCGACTCTGTCGATATCGTTTACTTACCATCGCTCAGTCCTGGCAAACATAATTATGGAATTGCGATAATGGCAGCAATTTCACAAGCATATTTAACCCTAGTTAGACAGCCAGAAATTCCTGCAGCTCCTTCAGCGTTGCTGTCGACCTCTTGGCAACCTCCCTGAGCCATTTTCctcttgtcttttttcatCAGTTTTAGAGAGATATCCAGGAATAGCCGGCGAGAAggcttgaatttttttttttttcttttaaaggaGAGGCACTTTAAACCTGGAGTcaaagttttgaaattatttattttggtctcCATTTTTCATATCACGTAAACCTGCCATTTTATGACGGGTCACTTTTGAGAATcaaaaatttaaaacacaCCTATCAGTAGAAGTTGTGAATGAAATGGACATTGGCATTTTGTTATGTGTgtaattgattt includes:
- the fam3a gene encoding protein FAM3A; its protein translation is MRLTGPVRVVAVLLLVGLTWLLASTFFGGDSASFVRHFLNSASQEPTAADIRPRRYKCGLSAACPPKHLAFRLVSGAANVIGPKICLEDKMLLSSVKNNIGRGLNIALVNGVTGEPLETKTFDMWAGDVSDLMKYLRPLHEGTLVFVASFDDPATKLNAESRRMFEELGSTAVKELAFRDSWVFVGAKGIDNKSPFEQRMKNSKSNNKYEGWPESLEMDGCIPLRPAVSV